A section of the Rubidibacter lacunae KORDI 51-2 genome encodes:
- a CDS encoding cyclic peptide export ABC transporter codes for MNLVIFLLRSSWKALVAALIAGGLSGAGSALLIASLNEAIDNSDKASQLLLWGFIGLALITLVSGIISQILLARLSQQAIFKMRLQLSHRILACPLRRLEELGENRILATLTDDIEAISNTLFSLPLLFVNLALVIGCMAYLALISKFIFLMILVVIVVAIIIIQLMLNYVHKLIRLARDRQDLLLRYFRSIIQGVKELKLHTPRRMEFLEKDFEATAADCRDYEIRAESIVAVTLNTSNLMFFGVMGFLVFVLPLYTSVTTIILSSYVLTITYLSRPIEGIISMLPAISRGSVALKKIEELGLSIAEKPEYPNVMRSSQSLLEDRIEMVQVTHIYWTEKDEQFTLGPIDLSFSPGELIFIIGGNGSGKSTLAKLIVGLYEPNSGKILWDGNNVSATQRDAYRQLFSAVFADFYLFETLFGISTETLDDKVHGFLEQLQLDRKVKVSDGKLSTLDLSQGQRKRLALLTAYLEDRPVYLFDEWSSDQDPFFREIFYNQILFELKQRGKTVIVISHDERYFHLADKLIELDYGQRIS; via the coding sequence ATGAACCTAGTCATTTTTTTGTTGCGTTCTTCATGGAAAGCTTTGGTAGCTGCTCTCATTGCTGGGGGACTCAGTGGTGCAGGTAGTGCTTTGTTAATTGCCTCGCTAAATGAGGCGATCGATAATTCTGACAAAGCGAGTCAACTGTTGCTCTGGGGCTTCATTGGTCTGGCACTAATTACCCTTGTTTCAGGCATTATTTCCCAAATTTTGCTAGCGCGGTTATCTCAGCAAGCAATTTTCAAAATGCGCCTTCAGTTGAGTCATCGCATTCTGGCTTGTCCGCTCCGAAGGCTGGAAGAATTAGGTGAAAATCGTATTTTAGCAACTCTAACTGATGATATTGAAGCTATTTCAAACACCTTGTTTTCCCTCCCGCTACTATTCGTTAACCTGGCCCTTGTGATCGGCTGTATGGCTTATCTTGCCTTGATATCAAAATTTATATTTTTAATGATACTTGTAGTGATTGTAGTTGCAATCATCATCATTCAGTTGATGCTGAACTATGTTCACAAACTAATACGCTTGGCCCGAGACCGGCAAGATTTACTTTTGAGGTATTTCCGCTCGATAATACAAGGCGTTAAAGAGCTGAAACTACATACCCCTCGTCGCATGGAATTTCTAGAGAAAGACTTTGAGGCTACAGCAGCTGATTGTCGTGATTATGAAATACGGGCAGAAAGTATCGTTGCTGTGACTTTAAATACGAGTAATTTAATGTTTTTTGGAGTCATGGGTTTCCTCGTGTTTGTGTTGCCCCTTTATACCTCTGTAACCACAATTATATTGTCTTCTTATGTCCTAACTATCACTTACTTATCTCGGCCCATCGAAGGGATCATCTCGATGCTTCCCGCAATTAGCCGAGGGAGTGTTGCCCTCAAGAAAATCGAAGAGCTTGGTCTCTCCATTGCAGAGAAACCTGAATATCCTAATGTCATGAGATCCTCGCAATCGTTACTTGAAGATCGGATTGAAATGGTGCAAGTTACCCACATCTATTGGACAGAAAAAGACGAGCAGTTCACCCTAGGGCCGATAGATCTTTCATTTAGCCCAGGTGAACTGATCTTTATCATAGGGGGGAATGGTAGTGGCAAATCGACTCTAGCAAAGTTGATTGTTGGACTGTATGAACCTAATTCAGGCAAGATTCTATGGGATGGAAATAATGTTTCAGCCACTCAAAGAGATGCCTATCGGCAATTATTTTCTGCCGTATTTGCAGATTTTTATCTGTTTGAAACATTGTTTGGTATCTCAACAGAAACCTTGGATGACAAAGTTCATGGCTTTTTAGAGCAACTCCAGCTCGACCGTAAGGTTAAGGTGAGTGATGGCAAGCTTTCTACATTGGATTTATCACAGGGTCAACGGAAGCGCCTGGCTTTGCTAACTGCCTATCTAGAAGATCGCCCCGTCTATCTATTTGACGAATGGTCCTCCGATCAAGATCCCTTTTTCCGAGAAATTTTCTACAATCAGATTCTTTTTGAGCTAAAACAGCGCGGTAAAACCGTGATCGTGATCAGTCATGATGAGCGCTATTTCCATCTAGCGGATAAGTTGATCGAG
- a CDS encoding MbtH family protein yields the protein MLSEENHVMYKVVVNGEEQYSICPEDRDNALGWRDDGKRGTKQECLDYIKTVWTDMRPLSLRRKME from the coding sequence ATGCTCTCAGAAGAAAATCACGTCATGTACAAAGTTGTTGTCAATGGCGAAGAACAATACTCAATCTGTCCGGAGGACCGTGACAATGCACTAGGATGGCGCGATGACGGCAAGAGGGGAACCAAGCAAGAGTGCCTGGATTACATAAAGACCGTCTGGACAGACATGCGTCCACTGAGTCTCCGACGCAAGATGGAATAG